A portion of the Intestinibacillus sp. Marseille-P6563 genome contains these proteins:
- a CDS encoding glycerol-3-phosphate responsive antiterminator translates to MKASIDFVELLKQSPIITAVKNGEELEQALQSECSIVFLLYGSIMNIAELTQKVTQNGKLPFVHMDLVEGLSTRRDVAVDFIHKQTDAVGVISTHQSVIRYAKSLGMLTVQRFFLLDSLAFENVIRQSSDADAVDILPGAMPKVIRKLAQKIHRPIIASGLIADKDDIISALSAGALAISTTDTELWFV, encoded by the coding sequence ATGAAAGCGTCAATCGATTTTGTAGAATTGTTAAAGCAATCCCCCATCATCACAGCAGTCAAAAATGGGGAGGAACTGGAACAAGCGCTCCAATCGGAATGTAGTATCGTTTTTCTGCTGTATGGATCTATCATGAACATTGCGGAGTTGACACAAAAGGTCACCCAAAACGGAAAGCTGCCGTTTGTCCACATGGATTTGGTGGAGGGCCTGTCTACCCGCCGGGATGTAGCTGTCGACTTTATTCACAAACAAACAGATGCTGTGGGGGTTATTTCAACCCATCAGTCGGTCATACGGTATGCCAAATCGCTTGGCATGCTGACCGTACAGCGGTTTTTTCTGCTCGATTCGCTGGCGTTTGAAAATGTCATTCGCCAATCGAGCGATGCAGATGCCGTGGATATTTTACCAGGTGCCATGCCCAAGGTGATTCGAAAGCTGGCACAAAAGATTCATCGGCCCATTATCGCAAGTGGGCTGATCGCAGACAAGGATGATATCATTTCCGCCCTGTCAGCCGGGGCGCTGGCCATATCAACAACCGATACTGAACTTTGGTTTGTCTGA
- a CDS encoding ABC transporter ATP-binding protein, which produces MAKISLKNIQKIYPGNVKVIDNLNLEIQDKEFIVLVGPSGCGKSTTLRMIAGLEEISGGELWIGDRMVNDVPPKERDIAMVFQSYALYPHMTVYKNMEFGLKLRKVPKDEIDRKVRAAAKILDLEQYLDRKPKALSGGQRQRVALGRAMVRDPAVFLLDEPLSNLDAKLRTQMRTEITKLHKQLDTTFVYVTHDQTEAMTMGDRIVIMKDGEIQQADTPQNLYDYPCNLFVAGFIGSPQMNFIDVTVQKENGAFSLNFGPYTIPVPDGKAAHADLDRYVGKQAVLGIRPEDFHTEEIFQDASTDSCVDAVVDIAELMGAEIYLYTLCANQKITVRAPNRVQAKSGDSIRLAIDKNKIHLFDKETERVIFN; this is translated from the coding sequence ATGGCGAAAATTTCTCTAAAAAATATTCAGAAGATCTATCCAGGCAATGTCAAGGTCATCGATAACCTCAACCTGGAGATTCAGGACAAAGAATTTATCGTTCTGGTAGGCCCGTCTGGCTGCGGCAAGTCCACCACCCTGCGTATGATCGCCGGTTTGGAGGAAATCTCGGGCGGCGAACTGTGGATCGGCGACCGCATGGTCAACGATGTACCGCCCAAGGAAAGAGATATTGCAATGGTATTCCAGAGCTATGCACTGTATCCGCATATGACGGTGTATAAGAACATGGAATTTGGTCTCAAGCTGCGCAAAGTGCCCAAGGATGAAATCGACCGCAAGGTCCGTGCAGCCGCAAAGATCCTGGATCTGGAACAGTATCTGGACCGTAAGCCCAAGGCTTTGTCCGGCGGCCAGCGTCAGCGTGTAGCTTTGGGACGTGCGATGGTGCGTGATCCTGCGGTGTTCCTCCTGGACGAGCCGCTCAGTAACCTGGACGCCAAGCTGCGTACCCAGATGCGTACCGAGATCACCAAACTGCACAAGCAGCTCGATACGACCTTTGTTTACGTCACCCACGACCAGACCGAAGCGATGACCATGGGCGACCGTATCGTTATCATGAAGGATGGCGAAATCCAGCAGGCCGATACCCCGCAAAACCTGTATGACTATCCGTGCAATCTGTTTGTCGCAGGGTTCATTGGTTCCCCGCAGATGAACTTTATCGATGTGACCGTACAAAAGGAAAATGGCGCATTTTCGCTGAACTTTGGTCCGTATACCATTCCGGTTCCGGATGGCAAGGCTGCACATGCCGACCTCGACCGCTATGTCGGTAAACAGGCCGTGCTGGGTATTCGTCCGGAAGATTTCCACACCGAAGAAATTTTCCAGGATGCTTCGACCGATAGCTGTGTGGATGCTGTCGTGGATATCGCGGAACTGATGGGCGCGGAAATTTATCTGTATACGCTCTGCGCAAACCAGAAGATCACCGTGCGCGCGCCAAACCGTGTACAGGCTAAGAGCGGCGATTCCATTCGTTTGGCGATCGATAAGAATAAGATCCACCTGTTTGACAAAGAAACCGAACGAGTGATTTTTAACTAA
- a CDS encoding ABC transporter substrate-binding protein, with product MKKSKRALSLLVAAAMAASLTACGGGGDKDSSASAEGRTEITFWHAMSGLQGEALQELVDDFNESQEEVFVKAEFQGNYDDTITKLKAAMQSGNVPDVCQMYEVGTQFMIDSGSIIPVEDMFESTGYDKNSIMPLIANYYTVEGKQYSMPLNVAAPILYYNKDVFEEAGLDPNDPPTTYAEILEYSKQIVESGAAPVGFAHPIYGWLFEEQLVGLGATYGNNGNGREDRLTAVDFDQNGAGAKALQVWLDLYDSGYTENYGTVTADTQTAFYSGQTAMMTESASLLKTASENAAFEIGAAAFPKVDENSEGGVAIGGASLWMMDTKDEARQAATWKFIEYTTQPETQAKWSMNTGYLATNPAAYELDEMKTFLEENPNFQVPIDQLNNSPVNNNTAGVLSGVQTESRLIFNEVIPQLYEHKLTVDEAVTELAKRVNEAITNYNASVVQ from the coding sequence ATGAAAAAGTCGAAGAGAGCGTTGTCGCTGTTGGTAGCAGCAGCTATGGCAGCATCGTTGACCGCCTGCGGCGGTGGAGGCGATAAGGATTCGTCGGCCAGCGCAGAGGGTCGCACCGAAATTACCTTCTGGCATGCGATGAGCGGCCTGCAAGGGGAAGCGCTTCAGGAACTGGTAGATGATTTCAACGAATCCCAGGAAGAAGTGTTTGTAAAGGCTGAGTTCCAGGGCAACTACGACGACACCATCACCAAGCTGAAGGCTGCAATGCAGTCGGGCAATGTGCCAGATGTTTGCCAGATGTATGAAGTTGGCACGCAGTTCATGATTGACAGTGGCAGCATCATCCCGGTAGAAGATATGTTCGAAAGCACCGGCTATGATAAGAACTCGATCATGCCGCTGATCGCCAACTACTACACCGTAGAAGGCAAGCAGTACTCGATGCCGCTGAACGTTGCAGCGCCCATCCTGTACTATAATAAGGATGTCTTTGAGGAAGCTGGTCTGGACCCGAACGATCCGCCGACCACCTACGCAGAAATCCTGGAGTACTCCAAGCAGATTGTTGAATCGGGCGCAGCACCGGTTGGCTTTGCGCATCCGATTTATGGCTGGCTGTTTGAAGAGCAGCTGGTTGGCCTGGGTGCAACCTATGGCAACAACGGCAACGGCCGTGAAGACCGCCTGACGGCTGTTGATTTCGATCAGAACGGTGCAGGCGCGAAGGCACTGCAGGTATGGCTGGATCTGTACGATTCCGGTTACACCGAAAACTATGGTACTGTAACCGCAGATACCCAGACGGCGTTCTATTCTGGCCAGACGGCTATGATGACCGAGTCGGCTTCTCTGCTCAAGACTGCAAGCGAAAATGCAGCCTTTGAGATCGGCGCAGCTGCATTCCCGAAGGTAGACGAAAACAGTGAAGGCGGCGTAGCCATCGGCGGCGCATCCCTGTGGATGATGGACACCAAGGACGAAGCACGGCAGGCTGCAACCTGGAAGTTTATTGAGTACACCACCCAGCCCGAAACCCAGGCGAAGTGGAGCATGAATACCGGCTATCTGGCAACCAACCCGGCTGCTTACGAACTCGATGAGATGAAGACCTTCCTGGAAGAAAATCCGAATTTCCAGGTACCGATCGATCAGCTCAACAACTCTCCGGTCAACAACAATACGGCAGGCGTTCTGTCTGGCGTACAGACCGAATCGCGCTTGATCTTCAACGAAGTCATCCCGCAGCTGTATGAGCACAAACTGACCGTGGATGAGGCTGTAACCGAACTGGCCAAACGTGTCAACGAAGCGATCACCAACTATAATGCTTCGGTTGTTCAGTAA
- a CDS encoding carbohydrate ABC transporter permease yields MKMKTSKKIGFYIFNILLALLIILPIIYCFNISMMSNKEVYAGNFWPSQLTLENYERAMEMAPLDVFLRNSLIMSIGITVGQVVTGALAAYAFAMLDFRGKNVLFMIMLATMMIPGQAIIIANYLTICDWGLSNTFAALILPNLAAAFAVFNMRQAFLQLPREIKEAAEIDGCSNFRFFLSIALPLVKPSIGALGIYVFLQSWNMYLWPLLVTDAKEMRTVQIGLGMLQGAESTDFRPVMAGAMIILLPSILAFIIGQKQLISGLTSGSVKG; encoded by the coding sequence ATGAAAATGAAAACATCGAAAAAGATTGGATTTTACATCTTTAATATCCTGCTTGCTCTGCTGATTATCTTACCGATCATCTATTGCTTCAACATCAGCATGATGAGCAACAAGGAAGTTTATGCCGGAAATTTCTGGCCGTCGCAGCTGACCTTGGAAAACTATGAACGTGCTATGGAAATGGCGCCGCTGGATGTCTTCCTGCGGAACTCGCTGATCATGTCCATTGGCATTACGGTCGGCCAGGTGGTCACCGGCGCTTTGGCAGCGTATGCCTTTGCAATGCTGGACTTCCGCGGCAAGAACGTTCTGTTTATGATTATGTTAGCCACTATGATGATTCCGGGCCAGGCAATCATCATCGCAAACTATCTGACCATTTGCGATTGGGGCCTTTCCAATACCTTTGCCGCCTTGATCCTGCCGAACCTCGCAGCCGCCTTTGCGGTATTCAATATGCGGCAAGCCTTTTTACAGCTTCCGCGTGAGATTAAAGAGGCGGCAGAGATCGATGGATGCAGCAATTTCCGATTCTTCCTGAGCATTGCTTTGCCGCTGGTAAAGCCGTCCATCGGCGCATTGGGAATCTATGTGTTCCTGCAAAGCTGGAACATGTATTTGTGGCCGTTGCTGGTTACTGATGCCAAGGAAATGCGAACTGTACAGATCGGTCTGGGTATGCTGCAGGGTGCAGAATCGACCGACTTCCGTCCGGTTATGGCAGGCGCTATGATTATCCTCCTGCCGTCCATCCTTGCATTTATCATCGGTCAAAAGCAGCTGATCTCGGGACTGACTTCTGGTTCGGTCAAGGGTTAA
- a CDS encoding carbohydrate ABC transporter permease — translation MLSLSLTTPAGEVAQFVGIQNYLTIFSDSQFWQTLLISFEYSAMCVVFSICIGFVLAIASNEKLKGRGIFRTIYALPMAISAAAASAIWMFIFHPSLGILNRLLDTNIGWLTDTKWALIAVTLVSIWMNVGMNFIYLTAALQSVPTELYESVELDGANFVQKHRHITIPCISPTLFFLLIINVINSLQAYAQFKMLTQGGPAGSTNVIVYEIYQEAFINSRFGIACAESVVLFVILMILTALQFRIEKKVTY, via the coding sequence ATGCTCAGTTTGTCACTCACAACGCCTGCGGGTGAGGTCGCACAGTTTGTTGGCATCCAAAACTATTTGACCATCTTTTCTGATTCACAGTTTTGGCAGACTTTGCTGATCTCGTTTGAATACTCGGCTATGTGTGTGGTATTTTCCATCTGCATTGGCTTTGTGTTGGCGATTGCAAGCAATGAGAAGTTAAAGGGACGGGGTATTTTCCGTACGATCTATGCGCTGCCGATGGCGATTTCGGCTGCCGCCGCCAGCGCAATCTGGATGTTCATTTTCCATCCCAGCCTGGGCATTTTGAATCGGCTGCTGGACACCAACATTGGCTGGCTGACCGATACCAAATGGGCACTGATTGCAGTAACGCTGGTTAGTATCTGGATGAATGTCGGCATGAACTTCATTTATCTGACCGCAGCGCTGCAAAGTGTACCGACTGAACTGTATGAATCGGTCGAACTGGATGGCGCAAACTTCGTCCAAAAGCATCGGCACATCACCATCCCGTGTATTTCGCCCACATTGTTTTTCCTGCTGATCATCAATGTCATCAACTCCCTGCAAGCATATGCGCAGTTCAAGATGTTGACACAGGGTGGTCCGGCTGGCAGTACCAATGTTATCGTCTATGAGATCTATCAGGAAGCGTTCATCAATAGCCGCTTCGGCATCGCTTGTGCAGAGTCGGTTGTACTGTTTGTCATCTTGATGATCTTGACGGCACTGCAATTCCGGATTGAAAAGAAGGTGACATACTGA
- a CDS encoding glycerophosphodiester phosphodiesterase: protein MKKTLLLAHRGFSGRYPENSPLAFEKAVELTDCDGFESDVHLTKDGKLVVFHDPTLERTSNGKGYIKDYTFEELLQLDIGSWKSPEFAGQHVWDFDQLLDFCQQTHKVLNMELKNYEVFYEGLEEKVIDAIVRHHMEDKVFVSSFNHVSMQRFKTLNSDIKTGLLYDRPLNDMGNYLTASNADYVHPKYLLLQYQPELVSLFHSRGMDINVWTVNEESDMRDMLAKGVDGIISNYPDLLCKIAAEQA, encoded by the coding sequence ATGAAAAAGACATTACTCTTGGCACACCGCGGTTTTTCCGGACGTTACCCGGAAAACAGCCCGTTGGCATTTGAAAAGGCCGTAGAGCTGACCGATTGCGACGGTTTTGAAAGCGATGTGCATCTGACAAAAGACGGTAAACTGGTCGTTTTCCATGATCCGACGCTTGAGCGGACCTCCAACGGCAAAGGATATATCAAAGATTATACCTTTGAGGAACTTCTGCAATTGGATATTGGCTCTTGGAAGTCTCCGGAATTTGCTGGGCAGCATGTTTGGGATTTTGACCAGCTTCTGGACTTCTGCCAGCAGACGCATAAGGTCTTAAACATGGAACTGAAAAACTATGAAGTCTTTTATGAGGGCCTGGAAGAGAAAGTGATTGACGCCATCGTACGGCATCACATGGAGGATAAGGTATTTGTGTCCTCGTTCAATCATGTATCCATGCAGCGCTTTAAGACGCTCAACAGCGACATCAAGACTGGTTTGCTCTATGATCGTCCGCTCAACGATATGGGCAACTATCTGACCGCTTCCAATGCCGATTATGTGCATCCGAAATATTTGTTGCTACAATATCAGCCGGAGCTTGTTTCCCTGTTCCATTCGCGCGGCATGGACATCAATGTATGGACCGTAAATGAAGAAAGCGATATGCGCGATATGCTTGCTAAGGGCGTCGACGGTATTATTTCGAACTATCCGGATCTTCTGTGCAAGATCGCCGCTGAGCAGGCATAA
- the fba gene encoding class II fructose-1,6-bisphosphate aldolase, producing the protein MPLVTTTEMFKKAYDGGYAVGAFNVNNMEIVQGITEACQEQKAPVVLQVSKGARAYANHNYLVKMVQAAVENCPEIPIALHLDHGDSFEICKSCIDGGFTSVMIDASSKPFEENIALTKQVVEYAHAHGVVVEAELGTLAGVEDEVVVEAGQESYTHPEEVEEFVSRTGCDSLAIAIGTSHGAYKFTAAQCTRNEEGILVPPPLRFDVLEECIKRLPGFPIVLHGSSSVPQEFVKMVNQYGGNMPDAIGIPEDQLRKAAKLAVCKINIDSDIRLAMTATIRKHFAEHPADFDPRQYLKPARQAVKDMVTHKLINVLGCNGKA; encoded by the coding sequence ATGCCATTAGTAACTACTACCGAAATGTTTAAGAAGGCTTACGACGGCGGCTACGCTGTCGGTGCTTTCAACGTAAACAACATGGAAATTGTCCAGGGTATCACCGAGGCTTGCCAGGAGCAGAAGGCTCCGGTCGTTCTGCAGGTATCCAAGGGCGCACGTGCTTACGCAAACCACAACTATCTGGTAAAGATGGTTCAGGCTGCGGTTGAAAACTGCCCGGAAATCCCGATCGCTCTGCATCTGGACCACGGCGACTCTTTTGAAATCTGCAAGAGTTGCATCGACGGCGGCTTCACCTCGGTTATGATCGATGCTTCCTCCAAGCCCTTCGAGGAAAACATTGCACTGACCAAGCAGGTTGTTGAATATGCACACGCACACGGCGTTGTTGTAGAAGCTGAGCTGGGCACCTTGGCTGGCGTAGAAGACGAAGTTGTTGTAGAAGCAGGTCAGGAAAGCTACACCCATCCGGAAGAAGTTGAGGAGTTCGTATCCCGCACCGGTTGTGACTCGCTGGCAATCGCAATCGGCACTTCTCACGGCGCATACAAGTTCACTGCTGCACAGTGCACCCGCAACGAGGAAGGCATCCTGGTTCCGCCTCCGCTGCGTTTCGACGTACTGGAAGAGTGCATCAAGCGTCTGCCGGGCTTCCCGATCGTTCTGCACGGTTCTTCTTCGGTTCCGCAGGAATTTGTTAAGATGGTTAACCAGTACGGCGGCAACATGCCGGACGCAATCGGCATTCCGGAAGATCAGCTGCGCAAGGCTGCAAAGCTGGCTGTCTGCAAGATCAATATCGACTCCGATATCCGTCTGGCAATGACTGCAACCATCCGCAAGCACTTTGCTGAGCATCCGGCTGACTTTGACCCGCGTCAGTACCTCAAGCCGGCTCGTCAGGCTGTTAAGGACATGGTTACCCATAAGCTGATCAATGTTCTGGGCTGCAACGGCAAGGCCTAA
- a CDS encoding 6-phosphofructokinase: MSELKGACVIGQSGGPTSVINSSVLGAIEAALDSDSITRVFGMAHGIKGLLDDQLYDIDKEDREELKLLRYTPSSALGSCRYKLADPDVDDTDYKRILEMFKKYDIRYFFYNGGNDSMDTCNKVSKYMMKSGYECRVMGIPKTIDNDLFGTDHCPGFASAAKYIATSCMEIYQDARVYDTGMICIVEIMGRHAGWLTAASGLATAKGAGPDLIYLPETDFDMDKFIADVKKVYEEKGNCLVAVSEGIHYADGSFVSEAKTSATDGFGHAQLGGLAAMLAEKVKSETGAKVRGIELSLLQRCAAHCASKTDVDESYMSGKAAVENAIAGKTDFMPGFKCTRDANGYKCEIELLPLSQVANTEKKVPRDWINEEGNGVTEKFIEYAMPLIAGENVGPKEDGLPRFAQLKKIKAEV; encoded by the coding sequence ATGAGTGAATTAAAAGGCGCTTGCGTCATCGGTCAGTCCGGTGGCCCGACTTCGGTCATCAATTCTTCCGTTCTCGGTGCAATCGAAGCAGCGCTCGATTCGGATTCCATCACCCGTGTATTCGGCATGGCTCACGGCATCAAGGGCCTGCTCGATGATCAGCTCTACGATATCGATAAGGAAGACCGCGAAGAACTGAAGCTCCTGCGGTACACCCCGTCTTCGGCTCTGGGTTCCTGCCGCTACAAGCTGGCAGATCCGGATGTAGACGATACCGATTACAAGCGCATTCTCGAGATGTTCAAGAAGTATGACATCCGTTACTTCTTCTACAACGGCGGTAACGACTCCATGGACACCTGCAACAAGGTTTCCAAGTATATGATGAAGTCTGGCTACGAATGCCGCGTCATGGGCATTCCGAAGACCATCGACAACGACCTGTTCGGCACCGACCACTGCCCGGGCTTTGCTTCGGCTGCTAAGTATATCGCAACTTCCTGCATGGAAATCTATCAGGACGCTCGCGTATACGACACCGGCATGATCTGCATCGTTGAGATCATGGGCCGTCACGCTGGCTGGCTGACCGCAGCTTCTGGCCTGGCAACCGCAAAGGGTGCAGGTCCGGACCTTATCTACCTGCCGGAGACCGATTTCGACATGGACAAGTTCATTGCCGATGTCAAGAAGGTTTACGAAGAAAAGGGCAACTGCCTGGTAGCTGTTTCCGAAGGCATCCACTATGCAGACGGTTCCTTCGTTTCCGAGGCAAAGACCTCTGCAACCGACGGCTTCGGCCATGCACAGCTGGGCGGCCTGGCTGCTATGCTGGCAGAAAAGGTGAAGAGCGAGACCGGCGCTAAGGTTCGCGGCATCGAGCTGTCCCTGCTGCAGCGCTGCGCTGCACACTGCGCTTCCAAGACCGACGTAGACGAGTCCTACATGTCCGGTAAGGCTGCAGTTGAAAACGCAATCGCTGGCAAGACCGACTTTATGCCGGGCTTCAAGTGCACCCGTGATGCAAACGGCTACAAGTGCGAGATCGAACTGCTGCCGCTGTCCCAGGTTGCGAACACCGAGAAGAAGGTTCCGCGCGACTGGATCAACGAAGAAGGCAACGGCGTAACCGAGAAGTTCATCGAGTACGCAATGCCGCTGATCGCTGGCGAAAACGTAGGCCCGAAGGAAGACGGCCTGCCGCGCTTTGCTCAGCTCAAGAAGATCAAGGCAGAAGTTTAA
- a CDS encoding DUF362 domain-containing protein — protein sequence MNPSKVYFCDFRTTLTENLPQKLTRLMKTAGMGEIDFDKKFTAIKIHFGEPGNLAYLRPNWAKTVVDFVKERGGKPFLTDCNTLYVGGRKNALDHLDSAYVNGFSPFSTGCHVIIADGLKGTDEAYVPVEGGEYVKEAKIGQAIMDADIFISLTHFKGHEAAGFGGCLKNIGMGCGSRAGKMEMHNAGKPQVDPSPCVGCGMCQRICAHSAITITEKKAHIDHNKCVGCGRCIGVCPTDAVGCGYDESNIVLNRKIAEYTKAVVDGRPCFHISLVIDVSPNCDCHAENDVALVPNIGMFASFDPVALDQACVDAVNAAPANPQSLLFDEHERHHIHDAHDHFHAAHPDTNWQSALEHAEKLGLGTRQYELVRL from the coding sequence ATGAATCCGTCTAAGGTTTATTTTTGCGATTTCCGCACCACACTGACCGAAAATCTTCCGCAAAAGCTCACCCGTTTGATGAAGACCGCCGGCATGGGGGAAATCGACTTCGATAAGAAATTTACAGCCATCAAGATCCACTTTGGGGAGCCAGGCAATTTGGCGTATCTGCGTCCCAACTGGGCCAAAACGGTCGTAGACTTTGTCAAGGAACGCGGCGGCAAACCGTTTTTGACCGACTGCAACACGCTCTATGTCGGCGGCCGCAAAAATGCGCTCGATCATTTGGATTCGGCGTATGTCAACGGCTTTTCTCCGTTCTCCACGGGTTGTCATGTCATCATTGCCGATGGTCTGAAGGGCACGGATGAAGCCTATGTTCCGGTAGAAGGCGGCGAATATGTCAAGGAAGCCAAAATCGGTCAGGCAATCATGGATGCGGACATCTTTATTTCGCTGACGCACTTTAAAGGCCACGAGGCAGCCGGCTTCGGCGGATGCCTGAAAAACATTGGTATGGGCTGCGGCTCGCGCGCCGGTAAAATGGAAATGCACAATGCCGGTAAGCCACAGGTCGACCCGTCGCCCTGCGTTGGCTGCGGCATGTGCCAGCGCATTTGCGCCCATAGCGCAATCACCATTACCGAGAAAAAGGCACACATTGACCATAATAAATGCGTTGGCTGCGGCCGGTGCATTGGCGTTTGTCCCACCGACGCGGTTGGCTGCGGGTATGATGAATCCAACATTGTTCTCAACCGCAAAATCGCCGAATACACCAAGGCAGTCGTCGATGGCCGTCCCTGCTTCCACATCTCGCTGGTCATCGATGTATCTCCGAACTGCGACTGCCATGCCGAAAACGATGTGGCACTGGTCCCGAATATCGGTATGTTTGCTTCGTTTGACCCGGTTGCACTCGACCAGGCTTGTGTCGATGCCGTTAATGCAGCACCTGCCAATCCGCAAAGCCTGCTGTTTGATGAACATGAACGTCATCATATCCACGATGCCCACGACCATTTCCATGCGGCGCATCCGGATACCAACTGGCAGTCGGCGCTTGAGCATGCAGAAAAACTCGGTCTCGGCACCCGGCAATATGAACTGGTTCGCCTGTAA
- a CDS encoding MATE family efflux transporter yields the protein MDKEYLLHERPLRALLVFAFPILIGNLFQQFYTMADSVIVGRFVSENALAAVGASYSLTNVFISVALGGGMGAAVITSQTFGQRDYRRMKRSIATALLSFLVLSLVLSAFGLVFCRQIMDLLQTPSNILDDATAYLQIYFLGLPFLFMYNVLSAMFNALGRSKIPLGLLIFSSVLNILLDLYMVCVLGLGVTGVAWATLLAQGVSALASFVIFLRTIRNYAIPHPYRFDLSELRQMVRIALPTILQQSTVSIGMMLVQSVVNRFGAEVLAGYSAAVRIENICFVPMVAMGNAIASYTAQNLGANQIDRIRQGYRLSYRVIACFAVILCVILQVAYRPLITLFLGEDGTPAALQTGMDYTWFISWFFVLLGCKMITDGVLRGAGDMPVFTLANLVNLGLRVLIAVCLAPRFGVALVWYAVPIGWLANYLISLAEYRTGKWKTILKKTA from the coding sequence ATGGACAAAGAATATCTTCTGCACGAGCGGCCTCTGCGGGCATTGCTCGTTTTTGCATTTCCGATTCTGATTGGGAATTTGTTTCAGCAGTTTTACACCATGGCCGATTCGGTCATTGTTGGACGGTTTGTCAGCGAAAACGCTCTGGCCGCGGTCGGCGCCTCCTATTCCCTGACCAATGTATTTATTTCGGTCGCCTTAGGCGGCGGCATGGGGGCCGCGGTCATCACCAGCCAGACCTTTGGACAGCGCGATTATCGACGGATGAAGCGCTCCATTGCTACCGCTCTGTTGTCTTTTCTGGTGCTCAGTCTGGTGCTCAGCGCATTTGGTCTCGTATTCTGCCGACAGATCATGGATTTGTTACAGACACCCTCCAACATTCTGGACGATGCGACCGCCTATTTGCAGATCTATTTTCTAGGGCTGCCCTTCCTGTTTATGTATAATGTACTGTCCGCGATGTTCAATGCCCTTGGACGGTCCAAAATCCCGCTGGGTCTGCTGATTTTCTCTTCTGTGCTCAACATCCTGCTCGACTTGTACATGGTCTGTGTCCTTGGGCTCGGGGTGACCGGTGTTGCCTGGGCGACCTTGCTCGCTCAAGGGGTTTCCGCGCTCGCATCCTTTGTCATTTTTCTGCGGACCATTCGAAACTATGCCATTCCCCATCCCTATCGCTTTGACCTGTCCGAACTGCGGCAGATGGTGCGCATCGCGCTGCCGACCATTTTGCAGCAGTCGACCGTGTCCATCGGCATGATGCTCGTGCAATCGGTGGTCAACCGGTTTGGCGCCGAAGTACTGGCCGGATACTCGGCCGCGGTTCGCATTGAAAACATCTGCTTTGTGCCCATGGTCGCCATGGGTAATGCGATTGCTTCCTATACTGCGCAAAATCTGGGTGCCAATCAGATCGACCGCATCCGGCAGGGCTATCGTCTTTCCTATCGTGTGATTGCCTGCTTTGCCGTGATTTTATGTGTCATCCTGCAAGTGGCCTATCGCCCCTTGATTACCCTGTTCCTCGGCGAAGATGGTACCCCGGCAGCGTTGCAAACCGGTATGGATTATACCTGGTTTATCAGCTGGTTCTTTGTGCTGTTGGGCTGCAAGATGATTACCGATGGCGTTCTGCGTGGCGCAGGCGATATGCCGGTGTTTACGCTGGCCAATCTGGTCAATCTGGGACTTCGGGTGCTGATTGCTGTTTGCCTGGCGCCACGGTTTGGCGTTGCACTGGTTTGGTACGCTGTCCCCATCGGCTGGCTGGCCAATTATCTGATCTCGCTGGCCGAATATCGCACCGGCAAATGGAAAACGATTTTGAAAAAAACTGCCTGA